The Corallococcus caeni genome includes a region encoding these proteins:
- a CDS encoding alpha/beta fold hydrolase: MDLMGGMQKAMRRMLVARGVVSETVSVGGQAVHHYALEGQGRGPPVVLVHGLGGSANGFGRTFFGLARRFSRVLAPDLPGHGFSGEYCGGPTCVQAQFDVLRAYFEQVVGTPALVVGNSLGGAMSVNLAAEHPALVKALALVSPAGAELTPEALAALLGHFAVKSNADVRALTKRLFHRPPWAAMLLASELRKFYTTPTVQALAADALATQASIAPQAVRELKMPVLFLWGGSERLLPPEILTWYRQHLPAQAEVHVVEGFGHVPQMERPDAFVSHLVGFADRASL, encoded by the coding sequence GTGGACCTGATGGGTGGGATGCAGAAGGCGATGCGCCGCATGCTGGTGGCGCGTGGCGTGGTGTCGGAGACGGTGAGCGTGGGCGGTCAGGCGGTGCACCACTACGCGCTGGAGGGGCAGGGCAGGGGCCCGCCGGTGGTGCTGGTGCACGGGCTGGGCGGCTCCGCCAACGGCTTCGGGCGCACGTTCTTCGGCCTGGCGCGGCGCTTCTCCCGCGTGCTCGCGCCGGACCTGCCGGGCCACGGCTTCTCCGGCGAGTACTGCGGCGGCCCCACCTGCGTGCAGGCCCAGTTCGACGTGCTGCGCGCCTACTTCGAGCAGGTGGTGGGGACGCCCGCCCTCGTGGTGGGCAACTCGCTGGGCGGGGCCATGTCCGTCAACCTGGCCGCCGAGCATCCGGCCCTGGTGAAGGCGCTCGCGCTGGTCTCCCCCGCGGGCGCGGAGCTGACGCCCGAGGCGCTGGCGGCGCTGCTGGGCCACTTCGCGGTGAAGTCGAACGCGGACGTCCGCGCGCTGACGAAGCGCCTGTTCCACCGGCCGCCGTGGGCCGCGATGCTGCTCGCGTCGGAGCTGCGGAAGTTCTACACGACGCCCACGGTGCAGGCGCTCGCGGCGGATGCGCTGGCCACGCAGGCGAGCATCGCGCCCCAGGCGGTGCGGGAGCTGAAGATGCCGGTGCTCTTCCTCTGGGGCGGCAGCGAGCGGCTCCTGCCCCCGGAGATCCTCACCTGGTACCGGCAGCACCTGCCCGCCCAGGCGGAGGTCCACGTGGTGGAGGGCTTCGGCCACGTGCCGCAGATGGAGCGGCCGGACGCGTTCGTGTCCCACCTGGTGGGCTTCGCGGACCGGGCCAGCCTCTAA
- a CDS encoding murein hydrolase activator EnvC family protein, whose protein sequence is MRRLAWLMVLLGATAAFAQQDEEAERAAIREKLAAQRATLALVEAKKLSVLEGMELMEDMAAFSRRRVRALEGDLNLFRRRVALAEREEAVLREALRAQLRRLSPRLRTLYRLQRRRPLEVLLSAEDFAALMWRARALEASMAGDLELLRTVQHVATLQRQATLELKRLHTSLSQRVAFLQQQSKQAQAQQEALEEVVGKLAGEAELAKRAVRELEGADAELTRMLVDLHEAPATSGFGALKGKLPRPVAGIVEVGFGRVVNPRFNTVTVQKGVDIRAPSGTPVHAVAEGTVVYAGWLRGYGNLLIVDHGDDFHTLVAHLSTIAVAVGARVAPGDVVGEVGDTGSLKGAYLYFEVRRAGQAVDPAPWLAPATAAAGTP, encoded by the coding sequence ATGAGACGGCTGGCCTGGCTCATGGTGCTCCTGGGCGCGACCGCCGCGTTCGCCCAGCAGGACGAGGAGGCGGAGCGCGCGGCCATCCGCGAGAAGCTGGCCGCGCAGCGCGCCACGCTCGCGCTGGTGGAGGCGAAGAAGCTCTCCGTGCTGGAGGGCATGGAGCTGATGGAGGACATGGCCGCCTTCTCCCGCCGCCGCGTGCGCGCGCTGGAGGGCGACCTCAACCTCTTCCGCCGCCGCGTCGCGCTCGCGGAGCGCGAGGAGGCCGTGCTGCGCGAAGCCCTGCGCGCCCAGCTGCGCCGGCTGTCCCCGCGGCTGCGCACCCTGTACCGGCTCCAGCGCCGCCGCCCGCTGGAGGTGCTGCTGTCCGCGGAGGACTTCGCCGCGCTCATGTGGCGCGCCCGCGCGCTGGAGGCCAGCATGGCCGGCGACCTGGAGCTCTTGCGCACCGTGCAGCACGTGGCGACCCTCCAGCGCCAGGCGACGCTGGAGCTGAAGCGGCTGCACACCTCGCTGTCGCAGCGCGTGGCCTTCCTCCAGCAACAGTCGAAGCAGGCCCAGGCCCAGCAGGAGGCGCTGGAGGAGGTGGTGGGGAAGCTGGCCGGCGAGGCGGAGCTGGCGAAGCGCGCCGTGCGCGAGCTGGAGGGCGCGGACGCGGAGCTCACCCGCATGCTGGTGGACCTGCACGAGGCCCCCGCGACCAGCGGCTTCGGCGCCCTGAAGGGCAAGCTGCCCCGGCCCGTCGCGGGCATCGTGGAGGTGGGCTTCGGACGCGTGGTGAACCCGCGCTTCAACACCGTCACCGTGCAGAAGGGCGTGGACATCCGCGCGCCCTCGGGCACCCCCGTGCACGCGGTGGCCGAAGGCACCGTCGTCTACGCGGGGTGGCTGCGCGGCTACGGCAACCTGCTCATCGTCGACCACGGCGATGACTTCCACACCCTGGTGGCCCACCTCTCCACCATCGCCGTCGCCGTGGGCGCCCGCGTGGCCCCGGGCGACGTGGTGGGGGAGGTGGGCGACACCGGCTCCCTCAAGGGCGCCTACCTCTACTTCGAGGTCCGCCGCGCCGGGCAGGCCGTGGACCCCGCCCCCTGGCTGGCCCCCGCCACCGCCGCCGCGGGGACGCCCTGA
- a CDS encoding cell division protein FtsX codes for MSVLSKAAYFWRSAAGGLKHAPFVHFIAVSTIAIALFAAGLARGASHVVDNLLASLGGEVEVTLYLAPQLGEDEVHGVHTRVVELSHGEVTVVPPEAALKRLKQELGDLGEALSELPENPLPATLELRVPEARRSPEALKALAKELRALPGVTGVDYGEAAVERLSAIARALSFGALVALVVVLGTTIVIVAATLQLAIYSRREEIEIQKLVGATDRFVKAPFLLEGLLQGLLGALVAVGGLWLFGRLLGPTLGSLFAFLLGPGVAAPWVEPRTALELLVAGCALGLGGSFVAVGRFLRV; via the coding sequence ATGAGCGTGCTGTCGAAGGCGGCCTACTTCTGGCGCTCGGCGGCCGGGGGGCTGAAGCACGCGCCCTTCGTGCACTTCATTGCCGTATCCACCATCGCCATCGCGCTGTTCGCGGCGGGGCTGGCGCGGGGCGCGTCGCACGTGGTGGACAACCTGCTCGCGTCGCTGGGCGGCGAGGTGGAGGTGACGCTCTACCTGGCGCCGCAGCTGGGCGAGGACGAGGTGCACGGCGTCCACACGCGCGTGGTGGAGCTCTCCCACGGCGAGGTGACGGTGGTGCCGCCGGAAGCGGCGCTGAAGCGGCTCAAGCAGGAGCTGGGCGACCTGGGCGAGGCGCTGTCGGAGCTGCCGGAGAACCCGCTGCCCGCGACGCTGGAGCTGCGCGTGCCGGAGGCGCGGAGGTCTCCCGAAGCGCTCAAGGCCCTGGCGAAGGAGCTGCGCGCGCTGCCCGGCGTCACCGGCGTGGACTACGGCGAGGCCGCGGTGGAGCGGCTGTCCGCCATCGCCCGGGCGCTGAGCTTCGGGGCGCTGGTGGCGCTGGTGGTGGTGCTGGGGACGACCATCGTCATCGTGGCGGCGACGCTCCAGCTGGCCATCTATTCGCGGCGCGAGGAGATTGAAATCCAGAAGCTGGTGGGCGCCACGGACCGCTTCGTGAAGGCGCCGTTCCTCCTGGAGGGGCTGCTGCAGGGCCTGCTGGGCGCGCTGGTGGCGGTGGGCGGGCTGTGGCTGTTCGGCCGGCTGCTGGGGCCCACGCTGGGGTCGCTGTTCGCGTTCCTCCTGGGGCCGGGCGTGGCCGCGCCGTGGGTGGAGCCGCGCACCGCGCTGGAGCTCTTGGTGGCCGGCTGCGCGCTGGGCCTGGGCGGCAGCTTCGTCGCGGTGGGGCGCTTCCTGCGCGTATGA
- the ftsE gene encoding cell division ATP-binding protein FtsE, with protein sequence MIQFFHVYKAYPGDPPVLQDINLNVEKGEFVFLTGPSGAGKTTLLKLIFCGEKATKGQILVGGKNIARIRESAVPYLRRNIGVVFQDFKLLPHRSVADNVGFTLDVLGVPRAESREKVHRMLKLVGLEHKANSLPLRLSGGEQQRVVIARALVNDPTILLADEPTGNLDPALTVEIMDLLTDINIRGTTVMVATHDATLLSRYQKRTVRLERGLIVSDEDGVKAARRMLV encoded by the coding sequence ATGATCCAGTTCTTCCACGTCTACAAGGCGTATCCCGGCGATCCGCCGGTGTTGCAGGACATCAACCTGAACGTGGAGAAGGGCGAGTTCGTCTTCCTCACCGGCCCTTCCGGCGCGGGGAAGACGACGCTGCTCAAGCTCATCTTCTGCGGGGAGAAGGCCACCAAGGGGCAGATACTGGTGGGCGGCAAGAACATCGCGCGCATCCGCGAGTCGGCGGTGCCGTACCTGCGCCGCAACATCGGCGTGGTGTTCCAGGACTTCAAGCTGCTGCCCCACCGCAGCGTCGCGGACAACGTGGGCTTCACGCTGGACGTGCTGGGAGTGCCCCGCGCGGAGTCGCGTGAGAAGGTGCACCGGATGCTCAAGCTGGTGGGGCTGGAGCACAAGGCGAACTCGCTGCCCCTGCGGCTGTCGGGTGGAGAGCAGCAGCGCGTGGTCATCGCGCGCGCGCTCGTGAATGACCCCACCATCCTCCTGGCGGACGAGCCCACCGGCAACCTGGACCCGGCGCTCACGGTGGAGATCATGGACCTGCTCACGGACATCAACATCCGGGGCACCACGGTGATGGTGGCCACGCACGACGCCACGCTCCTGTCGCGCTACCAGAAGCGCACGGTGCGCCTGGAGCGCGGGCTCATCGTCTCCGACGAGGACGGCGTCAAGGCGGCGCGGCGGATGCTGGTATGA
- the carF gene encoding plasmanylethanolamine desaturase, producing the protein MKKPDTIADKVRLQDAQTLAQGYSPAIRAMEIASIIAFVGLEAALVYKLWSTHHTGPWLLTLAVVLGYLAADFVSGLVHWMGDTWGSTEMPVLGKAFIRPFREHHVDEKAITRHDFVETNGNNCLVSLPVAALAVAVPLNGPGWVFLAAFLGAMIFWVMATNQFHKWSHLDEPPALIGFLQRVHLILPPDHHRVHHTAPFNQYYCITVGWMNRPLRMIHFFPLMERLITWATGQLPRQDDIGTEAAKALVAVDDAQELPVLQAAKELLKASAEEPAPSVSTRPVP; encoded by the coding sequence ATGAAGAAGCCGGACACCATCGCGGACAAGGTCCGCCTGCAGGACGCCCAGACGCTCGCGCAGGGGTACTCGCCCGCCATCCGCGCCATGGAGATCGCCTCCATCATCGCGTTCGTGGGGCTGGAGGCCGCGCTCGTCTACAAGCTCTGGAGCACCCACCACACCGGGCCGTGGCTTTTGACCCTGGCGGTGGTGCTGGGCTACCTGGCCGCGGACTTCGTGTCCGGCCTGGTCCACTGGATGGGTGACACGTGGGGCTCCACGGAGATGCCCGTCCTGGGCAAGGCGTTCATCCGCCCCTTCCGCGAGCACCACGTCGACGAGAAGGCCATCACCCGCCACGACTTCGTGGAGACCAACGGCAACAACTGTCTCGTGTCGCTGCCGGTGGCGGCGCTCGCGGTGGCGGTGCCCCTCAACGGCCCGGGCTGGGTGTTCCTGGCCGCGTTCCTGGGCGCGATGATCTTCTGGGTGATGGCGACCAACCAGTTCCACAAGTGGTCGCACCTGGATGAGCCGCCCGCGCTCATCGGCTTCCTGCAGCGCGTGCACCTCATCCTGCCGCCGGACCACCACCGCGTGCACCACACCGCGCCCTTCAACCAGTACTACTGCATCACCGTGGGCTGGATGAACCGGCCGCTGCGGATGATCCACTTCTTCCCGCTGATGGAGCGGCTCATCACCTGGGCTACCGGCCAGTTGCCGCGCCAGGACGACATCGGCACGGAGGCCGCCAAGGCGCTCGTCGCCGTGGACGACGCCCAGGAGCTGCCCGTGCTCCAGGCGGCCAAGGAGCTGCTCAAGGCCTCCGCCGAGGAGCCCGCTCCCTCCGTGTCCACCCGCCCCGTCCCGTAG
- the murI gene encoding glutamate racemase yields the protein MRQDSHGPIGVFDSGIGGLTVLKALMARLPHERTLYLGDTARVPYGTKSGEVVTRYSLKNAEFLLERGIKLLVVACNTASAAALPALQAALPVPVLGVIEPGARTALQRTRGGGVGVIGTPGTVRSGAYQRALEAGNPKVAVKATACPLFVPLAEEGWTTGDVPLLVAREYLTGFARDGVDTLVLGCTHYPLLKGVIAEVVGPHVSLVDSAEATAEAVAELLGEKGLLAPASVGAPEHAFFVTDVPERFVEVGARFLGRPIPSAEQVDLRF from the coding sequence ATGCGGCAAGACAGCCACGGTCCCATCGGCGTGTTCGACTCCGGCATCGGAGGCCTCACCGTCCTCAAGGCGCTCATGGCGCGGCTCCCCCACGAGCGCACGCTCTACCTGGGGGACACCGCCCGGGTGCCCTACGGAACGAAGTCCGGCGAGGTGGTGACGCGCTACTCGCTGAAGAACGCGGAGTTCCTCCTGGAGCGCGGCATCAAGCTGCTGGTGGTGGCGTGCAACACCGCCTCCGCCGCGGCGCTGCCCGCCCTCCAGGCCGCGCTGCCGGTGCCGGTGCTGGGCGTGATTGAACCCGGGGCCCGCACGGCGCTCCAGCGCACCCGGGGCGGCGGCGTGGGCGTCATCGGGACGCCGGGCACCGTGCGCTCCGGCGCGTACCAGCGGGCGCTGGAGGCGGGCAACCCGAAGGTCGCGGTGAAGGCCACGGCGTGCCCGCTCTTCGTGCCCCTGGCGGAGGAGGGGTGGACCACCGGCGACGTGCCGCTGCTCGTGGCCCGCGAGTACCTGACCGGCTTCGCGCGCGACGGGGTGGACACGCTGGTGCTGGGCTGCACCCACTACCCGCTGCTCAAGGGCGTCATCGCCGAGGTCGTGGGGCCGCACGTGTCGCTGGTGGACTCGGCGGAGGCCACGGCGGAGGCGGTGGCGGAGCTCCTGGGGGAGAAGGGGCTGCTGGCGCCGGCGTCCGTGGGCGCGCCGGAGCACGCCTTCTTCGTCACCGACGTGCCGGAGCGCTTCGTGGAGGTGGGGGCCCGCTTCCTGGGGCGCCCCATCCCTTCCGCGGAGCAGGTGGACCTGCGCTTCTAA